Proteins co-encoded in one Pseudorhizobium banfieldiae genomic window:
- a CDS encoding peptide chain release factor 3, translated as MAESLAEAVSRRRTFAIIAHPDAGKTTLTEKLLLFGGAIQLAGEVKAKKDRIQTRSDWMKIERERGISVVTSVMTFEYEGNVFNILDTPGHEDFADDTYRTLTAVDAAVMVIDAAKGIEPRTLKLFEVCRMRDIPIITFVNKMDRESRDPFEILDEVEEKLALDTAPVTWPVGRSKTFCGSYNLANNTFRGADTQVEPLPVNGPQSVADRLPENERAAFVEETELAREACRPFDRQSFLEGHMTPVFFGSALRNFGVRDLINALGAFAPPPRDQVADVRTVHANEDRMTAFVFKIQANMDPNHRDRIAFARICSGKLERGMKARLARTGKQLGLTAPQFFFASQRQLADTAYAGDVVGIPNHGTLRIGDTLTEGEALVFQGVPNFSPEILRRVRLEDAMKAKKLKEALQQMAEEGVVQLFQPEDGSPAIVGVVGALQLDVLKERLSAEYGLPVSFEMARFSVCRWISADQPADLEKFINQRRGDICRDLDGDPVFMAQDAFSLRYEAERYPAIKMVAIKEYHVAKAA; from the coding sequence ATGGCTGAAAGTCTCGCAGAGGCGGTATCCCGCCGCCGCACCTTCGCGATCATCGCGCACCCGGACGCGGGTAAGACCACGCTCACCGAAAAGCTGCTGCTGTTCGGCGGCGCAATCCAGCTTGCCGGCGAGGTGAAGGCGAAGAAGGACCGCATCCAGACCCGCTCGGACTGGATGAAGATCGAGCGCGAGCGCGGAATCTCCGTCGTCACATCGGTGATGACCTTCGAATACGAAGGCAATGTCTTCAACATTCTCGACACCCCGGGCCACGAAGACTTTGCGGACGACACCTACCGTACCCTGACGGCGGTGGATGCGGCCGTCATGGTCATCGATGCTGCAAAGGGCATCGAGCCGCGCACGCTGAAGCTCTTCGAGGTCTGCCGGATGCGCGATATTCCAATCATCACCTTCGTGAACAAGATGGACCGCGAGAGCCGCGATCCGTTCGAGATCCTGGACGAGGTCGAGGAGAAGCTGGCGCTCGACACGGCGCCTGTCACCTGGCCCGTCGGCCGCTCGAAGACGTTCTGCGGCTCCTACAATCTGGCGAACAACACCTTTCGCGGTGCAGACACACAGGTGGAGCCGCTGCCGGTGAATGGACCGCAGAGCGTGGCCGACCGACTTCCGGAAAACGAACGCGCGGCCTTTGTCGAGGAGACGGAACTCGCCAGGGAGGCGTGCCGTCCCTTCGACCGCCAGTCCTTCCTGGAAGGGCATATGACGCCGGTCTTCTTCGGTTCGGCGCTGCGCAATTTCGGCGTTCGCGATCTCATCAACGCGCTGGGAGCCTTTGCGCCGCCACCGCGCGACCAGGTGGCGGATGTGCGCACGGTTCATGCCAATGAAGACAGGATGACGGCCTTCGTCTTCAAGATCCAGGCGAACATGGACCCCAACCATCGCGACCGCATCGCCTTTGCCCGCATCTGCTCGGGAAAGCTCGAGCGCGGCATGAAGGCGCGGCTGGCGCGCACCGGCAAGCAGCTCGGGCTGACTGCACCGCAGTTCTTCTTTGCGTCGCAGCGCCAGCTTGCCGATACGGCCTATGCCGGCGATGTCGTCGGCATCCCGAACCACGGCACGCTCCGCATCGGTGATACGCTGACAGAGGGCGAGGCGCTGGTCTTCCAGGGCGTGCCGAACTTCTCGCCGGAAATCCTGCGCCGCGTGCGGCTGGAAGATGCCATGAAGGCGAAGAAGCTGAAGGAGGCTTTGCAGCAGATGGCGGAAGAGGGGGTCGTCCAGCTCTTCCAGCCGGAGGACGGCTCGCCGGCGATCGTCGGCGTCGTCGGTGCACTGCAGTTGGACGTGCTGAAGGAGCGCCTGTCGGCCGAATACGGCCTGCCGGTCTCCTTCGAGATGGCGCGGTTCTCCGTCTGCCGCTGGATCTCTGCGGACCAGCCGGCTGATCTCGAGAAGTTCATCAACCAGCGCCGCGGCGACATCTGCCGTGATCTCGACGGCGATCCCGTCTTCATGGCCCAGGACGCATTCTCGCTGCGTTACGAGGCGGAGCGCTATCCCGCCATCAAGATGGTCGCAATCAAGGAGTATCACGTCGCCAAGGCGGCGTGA
- the otsA gene encoding alpha,alpha-trehalose-phosphate synthase (UDP-forming), with the protein MSRLVVVSNRVTLPAKGGAAPAGGLAVALQAALQERGGIWMGWSGKSSGSREPEPLAQQQHGNITYALTDLTKTDVEEYYEGFANRVLWPICHYRLDLAEYGRKEMAGYFRVNRFLAHRLAPLLQEDDVIWVHDYHLIPLAAELRQMGFKNKIGFFLHIPWPPADVLFTMPVHEEIMRGLSHYDLVGFQTDHDLSNFGGGLVREGIGEALGDGRFTSYGRTFRGGYYGIGIETAVFADFARKAASNIMVRKARQSIEGRDLIIGVDRLDYSKGITQRIDAFEQFVKANPGYHNKVTYLQITPKSRSEVPEYEAMQRTVAEQAGRVNGAMGTVDWVPIRYINRSIGRPVLAGLYRLAKIGLVTPLRDGMNLVAKEYVAAQDPEDPGVLVLSRFAGAARELRGALLVNPYDIEGTANAIARGLSMSLEERQERWRGMMDHLLERDVMRWCDDFLKDLQA; encoded by the coding sequence TTGAGCCGTCTTGTGGTCGTTTCGAACCGTGTGACACTCCCGGCAAAGGGCGGGGCTGCGCCAGCCGGTGGACTGGCTGTCGCCTTGCAGGCGGCTCTACAGGAGCGGGGCGGAATCTGGATGGGCTGGTCCGGAAAGTCCAGCGGTTCCCGTGAGCCTGAGCCACTCGCCCAGCAGCAGCATGGCAATATCACCTATGCGCTGACTGACCTGACGAAGACGGACGTGGAGGAATACTACGAGGGCTTCGCCAATCGCGTTCTCTGGCCGATCTGCCATTACCGTCTCGACCTAGCCGAGTACGGCCGCAAGGAAATGGCCGGTTACTTCCGCGTGAACCGCTTCCTTGCGCATCGTCTTGCACCGCTGTTGCAGGAGGACGACGTCATCTGGGTGCATGACTATCACCTGATCCCGCTCGCGGCGGAACTGCGGCAGATGGGCTTCAAGAACAAGATCGGCTTCTTCCTGCACATCCCATGGCCTCCGGCCGACGTGCTGTTCACCATGCCGGTGCATGAGGAAATCATGCGCGGCCTGTCGCACTATGATCTCGTGGGCTTCCAGACCGACCACGATCTCTCGAACTTTGGGGGCGGCCTCGTGCGCGAGGGCATTGGCGAGGCCCTCGGCGATGGGCGGTTCACCTCCTATGGCAGGACATTCAGGGGGGGCTATTACGGGATCGGCATCGAGACGGCCGTGTTCGCCGACTTCGCCCGCAAGGCGGCGAGCAACATCATGGTGCGAAAGGCGCGACAGAGCATTGAAGGGCGCGACCTGATCATCGGTGTGGACCGGTTGGACTATTCCAAGGGGATCACCCAGCGGATCGACGCCTTCGAACAGTTCGTCAAGGCGAACCCAGGCTACCACAACAAGGTGACCTACCTTCAGATCACGCCGAAATCCCGCTCGGAAGTGCCGGAGTATGAAGCGATGCAGCGCACCGTGGCCGAACAGGCGGGCCGGGTCAACGGCGCCATGGGCACGGTGGACTGGGTGCCCATCCGCTACATCAATCGCTCGATCGGCCGCCCGGTGCTTGCCGGCTTGTACCGGCTTGCCAAGATAGGACTGGTCACTCCGTTGCGCGACGGCATGAACCTGGTTGCCAAGGAGTATGTCGCGGCGCAGGACCCGGAAGATCCCGGTGTTCTCGTGCTTTCCCGTTTCGCCGGCGCCGCCCGGGAACTTCGAGGGGCGCTGCTGGTCAACCCCTATGACATCGAGGGTACGGCCAATGCCATCGCCCGTGGCCTCAGCATGTCGCTGGAAGAGCGGCAGGAGCGGTGGCGTGGCATGATGGACCACCTTCTCGAGCGCGATGTCATGCGCTGGTGCGACGATTTCCTCAAGGATCTGCAGGCTTGA
- the otsB gene encoding trehalose-phosphatase: MQHSDPSQSGTPEGPLQQIEWLVDALTREPEAWALFLDIDGTLVDIAPSPDAIVVPPDLPGNLVALSRRLNGALALVTGRALPYADKLFKPYELPVAGLHGAERRMVDGSVDAVAATSAFEEVKTALAAAAGQWPGVLVEDKGAAVAAHYRQAPEWRDEVEKAMEFYLLQAGSDFTLQRGKMVFEIRPARANKGSAVQSYLEEAPFRGRRPIAIGDDVTDEDMFRIVNRMGGHSIRIADAPGGTEARGIIASAEDLRQALARAATAGDGSEFPSSTSLPSSLKGRTA, translated from the coding sequence GCCGCTTCAACAGATCGAATGGTTGGTCGATGCGCTGACGCGGGAACCGGAGGCTTGGGCCCTCTTCCTCGACATCGACGGTACCCTCGTCGATATCGCCCCCTCGCCGGACGCTATCGTGGTACCGCCTGATCTTCCTGGCAATCTTGTGGCGCTTTCCAGGCGCCTGAACGGAGCGCTCGCACTGGTGACGGGTCGGGCTCTTCCCTATGCCGACAAGCTATTCAAACCCTACGAGCTTCCTGTCGCCGGACTGCATGGTGCCGAACGGCGCATGGTCGACGGCTCGGTGGACGCGGTGGCGGCCACATCGGCCTTCGAGGAGGTGAAGACTGCGCTTGCGGCAGCGGCCGGGCAATGGCCTGGCGTTCTCGTCGAAGATAAGGGAGCGGCGGTTGCGGCGCACTATCGCCAGGCACCGGAGTGGCGCGACGAGGTCGAAAAGGCGATGGAATTCTACCTGCTCCAGGCCGGCTCCGATTTCACCCTGCAGCGAGGCAAGATGGTCTTCGAGATCCGGCCAGCGCGCGCTAATAAGGGAAGCGCGGTCCAATCCTATCTTGAGGAAGCTCCCTTTCGGGGGCGGCGGCCGATCGCCATCGGCGACGACGTGACCGACGAGGATATGTTCCGGATCGTCAACCGAATGGGTGGCCACTCGATCCGCATCGCTGATGCCCCGGGGGGCACAGAGGCCCGTGGCATCATCGCATCGGCGGAGGACCTTCGCCAGGCCCTCGCACGTGCAGCGACAGCGGGCGATGGTTCCGAATTTCCGTCCTCAACATCATTGCCATCATCCTTGAAAGGAAGAACCGCTTGA